A genomic region of Saimiri boliviensis isolate mSaiBol1 chromosome 20, mSaiBol1.pri, whole genome shotgun sequence contains the following coding sequences:
- the SERPINE1 gene encoding plasminogen activator inhibitor 1: MQMSPALASLVLALALVFGEGSIVHHPPSHVAHLASDFGVRVFQQVVQASKDRNVVFSPYGVASVLAMLQSTTGGETRRQIQAAMGFKIDDKGTAPALRHLYKELMGPWNKDEISTTDAIFVQRDLKLVPGFMPHFFRLFRTMVKQVDFVEVERARFIINDWVKTHTKGMISGLLGKGAVDQLTRLVLVNALYFNGHWKTPFPDSGTHHRLFHKSDGSTVSVPMMTQTNKFNYTEFTTPDGHYYDILELPYHGTTLSMFIAAPYEKEVPLSALTNILSAQLISHWKGNMTRLPRLLVLPKFSLETEVDLRKPLENLGMTEIFRPFQADFTSLSDQEPLHVAQALQKVKIEVNESGTVASSSTAVIVSARMAPEEIIMDRPFLFVVRHNPTGTVLFMGQVMEP, translated from the exons ATGCAGATGTCTCCAGCTCTCGCCAGCCTGGTCCTGGCCCTGGCCCTCGTCTTTGGTGAAGGGTCCATCGTGCACCATCCTCCATCCCACGTGGCCCACCTGGCCTCAGACTTCGGGGTGAGGGTGTTTCAGCAGGTGGTGCAGGCCTCCAAGGACCGCAACGTGGTTTTCTCGCCCTACGGGGTGGCCTCGGTGTTGGCCATGCTGCAGTCGACCACGGGAGGAGAAACACGGAGGCAGATCCAAGCGGCCATGGGATTCAAGATTGATG ACAAGGGCACAGCCCCCGCCCTCCGGCATCTGTACAAGGAGCTGATGGGGCCGTGGAACAAGGATGAGATCAGCACCACAGACGCCATCTTCGTCCAGCGGGACCTGAAGCTGGTCCCGGGCTTCATGCCTCACTTCTTCAGGCTCTTCCGGACCATGGTGAAGCAGGTGGACTTTGTAGAGGTGGAGAGAGCCAGATTCATCATCAACGACTGGGTGAAGACGCACACAAAAG GTATGATCAGCGGCTTGCTTGGGAAAGGGGCCGTGGACCAGCTGACGAGACTGGTGCTGGTGAATGCCCTCTACTTCAATGGCCACTGGAAGACTCCCTTCCCCGACTCCGGCACCCACCACCGTCTCTTCCACAAGTCAGATGGCAGCACTGTCTCCGTGCCCATGATGACTCAGACCAACAAGTTCAACTATA CTGAGTTCACCACACCCGACGGCCATTACTACGACATCCTGGAGCTGCCCTACCACGGGACTACCCTCAGCATGTTCATTGCTGCCCCTTACGAAAAAGAGGTGCCTCTCTCTGCCCTCACCAACATCCTGAGTGCCCAGCTCATCAGCCACTGGAAAGGCAACATGACCAGGCTGCCCCGCCTTCTGGTTCTGCCCAA GTTCTCCCTGGAGACGGAAGTCGACCTCAGGAAACCTCTAGAGAACTTGGGAATGACTGAGATATTCAGACCATTCCAGGCGGACTTCACAAGTCTTTCAG ATCAAGAGCCTCTCCACGTCGCGCAGGCGCTGCAGAAAGTGAAGATCGAGGTGAACGAGAGCGGCACGGTGGCCTCCTCATCCACAG CTGTCATAGTCTCAGCCCGAATGGCCCCCGAGGAGATCATCATGGACAGACCCTTCCTCTTTGTGGTCCGGCACAACCCCACAG GAACAGTCCTTTTCATGGGCCAAGTCATGGAACCCTGA